TGATTTTGCTCCAGCGTTCTGATCCGTTCCTCGTTGAGGCAGCGGTACCCGCATTCTCCTGTCATAGGTAGTCCTCCCTTGATGTATTCGGTAAATTATGTTGTACCTTGCATATTTAATAAGCAGTCAACCGCTTTTGACACCTGTTCAATCTTAGCTCTTAATTCTGCATTCTCGGCCTGTAGTTGTTCAATCGCTGTTTGTTCGGCCTCGAGTTTAACTCCGTTTCTATAAAAAAAACCATCCCTATAGATATCTCCTATACCAACAGGCACAGTACCGCAAACGATAAGACCATTAGCATAAGCGAAACTCTGGTCTGCTATTACAATGTTTTCGACTGTAGTTCCATCTTGTGCTAGCACTGCACATCTTAAAGCTTCCATGATAAAACCTCCTTAATTATGTTGGATATCCCCATCTAACAATTACTATACCGGATCCACCTGTTCCTCCAGTTCCTCTATTACTACTTCCATAACCACCTCCACCACCTCCTCCACCATATCCACCACCACCGTTACCTCCGGCACATCCCATGACTCCTACACTACCCATTTGTCCAGCACTTCCAGACCCAGCTGTAAAAGATGATATCCCGGGGTCTCCAGACGCTCCTACACCAGTTGAAGTATTACCTCCTGCACCTCCAGCACCACCCCCTGCATGTATCCTACCCCAAAAATCTGTAGTAGGTGTACCTTGTCCTGTACCATTGGATCCGGCTCCGGAAGAACCAGTATTATAATAAGGAGGAGTACCGTTGCCGCCATTAGAACCAGCCACACCACCACTAGACCATGCACTAGTAGATAAAATCATACCTCCCCCACCGGCACTTCCCCCATTTGCTCCATTACTGCTTGTTGCTCCGTTTCCACCAGCAGCGGGGGTTAATCCTGTATAGGTGCTAGAACCTCCAGAAGACCCCGCTGTTCCTCCTGAACCCACATAAATAGTTACGGGAGTAGTAGGAGTTACTCCATAGTAAGTCTTTGTATAACCACTTGCTCCCCCACCGCCCCCTACATATGAACTTCCAGAACTACTACCGCCACCACCAGCACCAACCAGAAACACATCTAATTTTGCAGGTAACCGCCCTTCAAAAGAAAGCGTACCCGAGGAAGTGCATTCTATATAGCCTCTTGAAGCACTTTCTGTTACAATTTTGCAAGAGCCTGTATAGTTAACTTTGACAGGTGTACCTTGCACTTTTTCACCCTTTGGTCTTACGAAACTTTCCCCAAAGCTTCTACCCATTAATAATCCCCTCCCATAAATGTAACCGCATAGCCAGAAGCTACCGTTGTTCCAAGAGACACATATAGTTTCTGCCCCGCATTTAAAGCCGGAGGTAATACACCGTTTCCGTCGTTCGCATAGTTGATTGGTAATAGTACCGTATCAACACCAGTTATTTTTGACGTTTGTACTGTGGTGGCTGTAAGCTCAACTTCATACACTAATGAAAAGTTTGCTTCCTCTACACCTAGACCATCATTCCAGAATATTCTTAATACAGTTGCTACATTGGTGCCAAGAGCTCTTACTTTAACTGCATCTATCCTAGTGCCATTTGTTCCTGCAGTAACTAATACTTTTCCATTAGTAGCAGGAGTTTTAAAATTGGTATCAGCAGTTAGCAGAGTTATGCTTGAAACATGAGGGGTTATAGGATAAATTGGTATCGTATTTGCTGGCATATTATAAAGCACCTCCTATGTTTTTATATGCATATAATAT
This genomic stretch from Ruminiclostridium cellulolyticum H10 harbors:
- a CDS encoding glycine-rich domain-containing protein, whose product is MGRSFGESFVRPKGEKVQGTPVKVNYTGSCKIVTESASRGYIECTSSGTLSFEGRLPAKLDVFLVGAGGGGSSSGSSYVGGGGGASGYTKTYYGVTPTTPVTIYVGSGGTAGSSGGSSTYTGLTPAAGGNGATSSNGANGGSAGGGGMILSTSAWSSGGVAGSNGGNGTPPYYNTGSSGAGSNGTGQGTPTTDFWGRIHAGGGAGGAGGNTSTGVGASGDPGISSFTAGSGSAGQMGSVGVMGCAGGNGGGGYGGGGGGGGYGSSNRGTGGTGGSGIVIVRWGYPT